Below is a genomic region from Pseudomonadota bacterium.
CATCGGCGCGGGTGGCTTGCCCATGGCCGGCGTCGGCGCGGGCGGCTTGCCCATGGCCGGTATCGGCGCCGGAGGCTTGCCCATGGCCGGCGTCGGCGCGGGCGGCTTGCCCATGGCCGGCATCGGCGCCGGAGGCACGCAGCCGCCGACGGCAGGCTCACCCGCTCCGGGCACGCCCATGCAGCAGGTCTGCGACACCGTGGCTTCGTTTCCGGCGCCCATGTACAACCCGGCGGAAGCCGTCGACTGGTGGGAAAACTTCGTAAGGACCTACACGCGCCGGGTCCACGACTCGCAGCCCAACATCATGGCCGGCCAGCATTTGCGCGACGAGCTGACGGCAGCCGGTTACCAAACGCAGATTCTGGAGCTGCAGCGCGGCAGCAATACCGTGCGTGTGGTCGAGGGCATCAAGCGCGGGCTCACCAAGCCGGATAACTACCTGGGGATCATCTCCCACTACGATGTCGTGGGCAACACGGTTCAAGGCGCCTACGACGACGGCGCCGGCGTGGCGGCGGCCATGCAGATCTGCAAGAACCTGGCCCCGGTTCCCACCAACAAGTCCATCGCGTGCCTGTTCTTCGACGCCGAAGAAATCGGCCGCCAGGGCTCGCAGCAGTACGTCGCGGATTTCGTCTCGAACGGAATGAAGAAATTCGATCACGGGTTCGGCTACGACATGGTGGGCCTGAACAGGCCCGGCTTCGCCGACTGGAAGCTCTACGGCTTCATGGGCTATTCGCCGGCATCGCAGGATCGCGCGGCCAACCACAAGTTCATCGAGGCGATTCTCTTCGATTGCCAAAAGACCGGAATCATGACCACGCGCCCCAATACCGAGGTGCTCACCAGCAACAACCGCAATTCCGACGAACGGAGCTTCGAGGAGGGCGGCGTGCCCGTCTTGCGCTTCGCCGGCGGGCGGAGCGCGAGCGACTACGGAGCCTGGCACCAGCCCAACGACACGATCATGAACGTGTACTCGATCGCGGGCGGACGCCCGAACTTCGTGGCGGGCATGAAAGCCGCGATCTCGCTGTCTCACTTCGTCATCCTGGGCTACGATCAGTTCGACACCGGCACGGTGCCCCAGCTCTAGCCCGCATCGGTCACCAACTTCGAGCTCAATCGGCCTCGCTGCACGATTCGCTGCAGGGAAGCCGCCGAACCGCCACCGCAACCGGCACGATCCGGTTGACATTTTGTCATCCAGCGCCATCCTGGCACAGCTGGGATAATGCCGGTCACGGTACCAAAGAGCGCTGGCAGTGGCGCGCCTACGCGCGCAGGCCATGGCGCGACCGTGCTCATCGTGGACGACGAGGAGCCCAATCGAGCCTCGCTCCAGAAGATCTTTGCACGCGACGGCTTCCGGACGCTGCTGGCCGAAGACGGCCGGCGCGCCCTGGAGCTGTGCCGGCAGCACGTGGTGCATGTCGTGCTCACCGACCTGTTGCTGCCGGGCATGAGCGGCATCGACATCATCAAGGCCCTGGCCACCGTCGCGCCGGACACCGAAGTCGTGGTGATGACCGCCTACGGCACCATCGAAACCGCGGTCGAGGCGATGCGCCTGGGTGCCTACGATTTTGTCGAGAAGCCGCTCAAGCGCATGGAGATCGTGAAGACGGTCCGCAAGGCCGCGGAACGCCGAGCCC
It encodes:
- a CDS encoding M28 family peptidase; this translates as IGAGGLPMAGVGAGGLPMAGIGAGGLPMAGVGAGGLPMAGIGAGGTQPPTAGSPAPGTPMQQVCDTVASFPAPMYNPAEAVDWWENFVRTYTRRVHDSQPNIMAGQHLRDELTAAGYQTQILELQRGSNTVRVVEGIKRGLTKPDNYLGIISHYDVVGNTVQGAYDDGAGVAAAMQICKNLAPVPTNKSIACLFFDAEEIGRQGSQQYVADFVSNGMKKFDHGFGYDMVGLNRPGFADWKLYGFMGYSPASQDRAANHKFIEAILFDCQKTGIMTTRPNTEVLTSNNRNSDERSFEEGGVPVLRFAGGRSASDYGAWHQPNDTIMNVYSIAGGRPNFVAGMKAAISLSHFVILGYDQFDTGTVPQL